In Streptomyces sclerotialus, one genomic interval encodes:
- a CDS encoding phosphoglycerate kinase → MKTIDDLVQDGVAGKRIFVRADLNVPLDGTTITDDGRIRAVAPTIAKLAEAGAKVIVASHLGRPKGAPDPAFSLAPAARRLGELLGKDVAFATDTVGASAQETVAGLTDGQVAVLENLRFNAGETSKDDAERGAFADQLAALADLYVGDGFGAVHRKHASVYDLPARLPHAAGDLIAAEVTVLKKLTEDVKRPYAVVLGGAKVSDKLGVIDHLLEKADRILIGGGMAYTFLKAQGHEVGISLLQEDQIPAVKDYMKRAEERGVEFVLPVDVLVSADFPDLKTKAPANPTVVAADAIPADQEGLDIGPKTRELYAAKLKDAATVFWNGPMGVFEHPDYANGTKAVAQGLLDSAAFTVVGGGDSAAAVRLLGFDENAFGHISTGGGASLEYLEGKTLPGLAALED, encoded by the coding sequence ATGAAGACGATCGACGACCTCGTCCAGGACGGCGTAGCGGGCAAGCGGATCTTCGTCCGTGCCGACCTGAACGTGCCGCTGGACGGCACCACCATCACCGACGACGGCCGTATCCGCGCCGTCGCGCCGACCATCGCCAAGCTCGCCGAGGCCGGCGCCAAGGTGATCGTCGCCTCGCACCTGGGCCGTCCCAAGGGCGCACCGGACCCGGCCTTCTCGCTCGCCCCGGCGGCGCGGCGGCTGGGTGAACTGCTCGGCAAGGACGTGGCGTTCGCCACCGACACGGTCGGCGCGTCCGCGCAGGAGACCGTCGCGGGCCTCACCGACGGCCAGGTGGCCGTCCTGGAGAACCTCCGCTTCAACGCGGGCGAGACCAGCAAGGACGACGCCGAGCGCGGCGCGTTCGCCGACCAGCTGGCCGCCCTCGCCGACCTGTACGTCGGTGACGGCTTTGGTGCCGTGCACCGCAAGCACGCCTCGGTGTACGACCTGCCGGCCCGCCTGCCGCACGCCGCCGGCGACCTGATCGCCGCCGAGGTCACCGTCCTGAAGAAGCTCACCGAGGACGTCAAGCGTCCGTACGCGGTCGTGCTCGGCGGTGCCAAGGTCTCCGACAAGCTCGGCGTCATCGACCACCTGCTGGAGAAGGCCGACCGCATCCTCATCGGCGGCGGCATGGCGTACACCTTCCTCAAGGCCCAGGGCCACGAGGTCGGCATCTCGCTCCTCCAGGAGGACCAGATCCCGGCGGTCAAGGACTACATGAAGCGCGCCGAGGAGCGTGGCGTGGAGTTCGTGCTCCCCGTCGACGTGCTGGTCTCCGCCGACTTCCCGGACCTGAAGACCAAGGCCCCGGCCAACCCCACCGTGGTCGCCGCCGACGCGATCCCGGCGGACCAGGAGGGCCTGGACATCGGCCCGAAGACCCGCGAGCTGTACGCGGCGAAGCTGAAGGACGCGGCCACCGTCTTCTGGAACGGCCCGATGGGCGTCTTCGAGCACCCCGACTACGCGAACGGCACCAAGGCCGTCGCGCAGGGCCTGCTCGACTCCGCGGCGTTCACCGTCGTCGGCGGCGGTGACTCGGCCGCTGCCGTACGCCTGCTCGGTTTCGACGAGAATGCTTTCGGCCACATCTCGACCGGTGGCGGCGCCAGCCTCGAATACCTCGAAGGCAAGACGCTCCCCGGCCTCGCCGCTCTGGAGGACTGA
- the gap gene encoding type I glyceraldehyde-3-phosphate dehydrogenase — MTIRVGINGFGRIGRNYFRALLEQGADIEIVAVNDLGDTATTAHLLKYDTILGRLKAEVSHTEDTITVDGHTIKVLSERNPADIPWGDLGVDIVIESTGIFTKKADAEKHIAGGAKKVLISAPAKDEDITIVMGVNQDKYDAANHHVISNASCTTNCVAPMAKVLDENFGIVKGMMTTVHAYTNDQRILDFPHKDLRRARAAAENIIPTSTGAAKATALVLPQLKGKLDGIAMRVPVPTGSVTDLVLELDREVTTDEINAAFQKAAEGQLKGVLEYTEDPIVSSDIVNTPASCTFDSGLTMAQGKQVKVVGWYDNEWGYSNRLVDLTVFVGGQL; from the coding sequence GTGACGATCCGCGTAGGCATCAACGGCTTTGGCCGCATCGGTCGTAACTACTTCCGCGCGCTGCTGGAGCAGGGTGCGGACATCGAGATCGTGGCTGTCAACGACCTGGGTGACACCGCGACCACCGCGCACCTGCTGAAGTACGACACCATCCTGGGCCGCCTCAAGGCCGAGGTGTCGCACACCGAGGACACCATCACCGTCGACGGCCACACCATCAAGGTGCTGTCCGAGCGCAACCCGGCGGACATCCCCTGGGGCGACCTGGGCGTCGACATCGTGATCGAGTCGACCGGCATCTTCACCAAGAAGGCCGACGCCGAGAAGCACATCGCCGGTGGCGCCAAGAAGGTCCTCATCTCGGCTCCGGCCAAGGACGAGGACATCACCATCGTGATGGGCGTCAACCAGGACAAGTACGACGCGGCCAACCACCACGTCATCTCGAACGCCTCCTGCACCACCAACTGTGTGGCGCCGATGGCCAAGGTTCTCGACGAGAACTTCGGCATCGTCAAGGGCATGATGACGACGGTCCACGCGTACACCAACGACCAGCGCATCCTGGACTTCCCGCACAAGGACCTGCGCCGCGCCCGCGCCGCCGCGGAGAACATCATCCCGACCTCCACCGGTGCCGCCAAGGCCACCGCGCTGGTCCTCCCGCAGCTCAAGGGCAAGCTGGACGGCATCGCCATGCGCGTGCCCGTGCCCACCGGCTCGGTCACCGACCTCGTCCTGGAGCTCGACCGCGAGGTCACCACCGACGAGATCAACGCCGCCTTCCAGAAGGCCGCCGAGGGCCAGCTCAAGGGCGTCCTGGAGTACACCGAGGACCCGATCGTCTCCTCGGACATCGTGAACACCCCGGCCTCCTGCACCTTCGACTCCGGCCTCACCATGGCCCAGGGCAAGCAGGTCAAGGTCGTCGGCTGGTACGACAACGAGTGGGGCTACTCCAACCGCCTGGTCGACCTGACCGTCTTCGTCGGCGGCCAGCTCTGA